One window of the Nicotiana tabacum cultivar K326 chromosome 4, ASM71507v2, whole genome shotgun sequence genome contains the following:
- the LOC107776159 gene encoding serine/threonine-protein kinase 52-like, which translates to MNTEKKGEAENEMEKSSDGFVRADQIDLKSLDEQLEKHLNRAWTMEKKKPFDDSCINYTTATATATAAALSLSSSVKPKKRYDWEIDPSKLIIKSVIARGTFGTVHRGIYDGQDVAVKLLDWGEEGHRTDAEIASLRAAFTQEVSVWHKLDHSNVTKFIGATMGSSGLNVQTENGHIGMPSNICCVIVEYLPGGALKSYLIKNRRKKLAFKVVVQIALDMARGLSYLHSEKIVHRDVKTENMLLDKTRTVKIADFGVARVEASNPNDMTGETGTLGYMAPEVLNGNPYNRKCDVYSFGICVWEIYCCDMPYSNLSFSEVTSAVVCQNLRPEIPRCCPSSLANVMKRCWDANPDKRPEMNEVASMIEAIDTSKGGGMIPADQQQGCLCFRKYRGP; encoded by the exons ATGAACACAGAGAAAAAAGGGGAAGCAGAAAACGAAATGGAGAAGAGCAGTGATGGGTTTGTAAGAGCTGATCAGATTGATTTGAAGAGTTTGGATGAACAACTGGAGAAGCACCTTAACAGAGCATGGACTATGGAAAAGAAGAAACCATTCGATGATTCGTGCATTAATTACACTACCGCCACCGCCACCGCCACTGCTGCTGCCCTCTCTTTATCTTCCTCCGTCAAGCCCAAGAAAAGATACGACTGGGAAATTGACCCTTCCAAGCTTATCATCAAAAGTGTCATTGCTCGTGGCACTTTTGGTACCGTCCACCGTGGCATTTACGACGGCCAAGATGTTGCCG TGAAACTACTGGACTGGGGGGAAGAGGGCCACAGAACAGATGCTGAAATAGCATCACTAAGGGCAGCTTTTACTCAGGAAGTTTCAGTGTGGCATAAGCTTGACCATTCTAATGTTACAAAG TTCATCGGAGCAACCATGGGCTCTTCTGGGCTAAATGTACAAACAGAAAATGGTCACATTGGCATGCCTAGTAACATATGCTGCGTCATAGTGGAGTACCTTCCGGGCGGTGCATTAAAATCTTACCTTATCAAGAACAGAAGAAAGAAGCTAGCATTCAAAGTAGTTGTGCAGATTGCACTTGATATGGCCAGAGG GTTAAGTTACCTTCACTCTGAGAAGATTGTGCATAGAGATGTCAAGACAGAGAATATGCTATTGGATAAGACACGTACAGTAAAAATTGCAGATTTTGGGGTTGCTCGCGTTGAGGCCTCTAATCCCAATGACATGACCGGGGAGACTGGAACCCTTGGATATATGGCTCCTGAG GTTCTCAATGGCAATCCATACAATAGAAAATGCGATGTTTACAGTTTTGGCATATGTGTGTGGGAGATCTACTGCTGTGACATGCCATATTCTAATCTCAGCTTCTCAGAAGTAACTTCAGCTGTGGTTTGCCAG AATCTGAGACCAGAAATTCCAAGGTGTTGCCCTAGTTCCCTTGCTAATGTAATGAAGAGATGTTGGGACGCTAACCCTGACAAGCGGCCTGAGATGAACGAGGTAGCATCCATGATAGAGGCTATTGATACATCAAAAGGCGGAGGAATGATTCCCGCTGATCAACAACAGGGTTGTTTGTGTTTCCGAAAGTATCGTGGGCCTTGA
- the LOC107776160 gene encoding bidirectional sugar transporter SWEET5-like has protein sequence MANTETIRTIVGIIGNVISFFLFLSPVPTFIKIWKVKTVMQFRPDPYVATVLNCAVWIFYGMPFVHPDSLLVITINGIGLVIELIYVSIFFIYSEWPKRRRIIIALIIEVIFVAIVIFVTLTFLHDTKSRSMLVGILAVIFNILMYTSPLTVMRRVISTKSVKYMPFFLSLANFANGCIWFAYAFLKFDPYILVPNGLGALSGALQLILYATYYRSTNWDDDGKSSEIELPGNTTP, from the exons ATGGCGAATACAGAGACAATAAGGACgattgttggaattattg GAAATGTTATATCTTTCTTCCTCTTCCTATCCCCTGT GCCAACGTTCATTAAAATATGGAAAGTAAAGACGGTGATGCAATTCAGACCAGACCCTTATGTTGCTACTGTTCTAAATTGTGCAGTGTGGATATTTTATGGAATGCCCTTTGTTCATCCAGATAGCCTTCTGGTCATCACCATTAACGGCATCGGTCTTGTTATAGAATTAATTTATGTCTCAATCTTCTTTATCTATTCCGAATGGCCAAAACGT CGGAGGATTATAATTGCTTTGATAATTGAAGTAATATTTGTGGCGATCGTCATTTTCGTTACGCTTACTTTCCTCCATGATACCAAGTCCAGATCCATGCTTGTTGGAATATTGGCTGTCATTTTCAATATTCTTATGTACACTTCGCCCCTCACCGTCATG CGTCGAGTCATCAGCACCAAGAGTGTGAAATACATGCCATTTTTCCTGTCACTTGCAAACTTTGCTAATGGATGTATTTGGTTCGCCTATGCATTCCTCAAATTTGATCCCTACATCTTG GTACCTAATGGCCTGGGAGCGTTATCTGGAGCACTTCAGCTCATCCTTTATGCAACATATTATCGCTCCACCAACTGGGACGATGATGGAAAGTCAAGTGAAATTGAACTTCCAGGGAACACCACACCCTAA